The following proteins are encoded in a genomic region of Triticum dicoccoides isolate Atlit2015 ecotype Zavitan chromosome 1B, WEW_v2.0, whole genome shotgun sequence:
- the LOC119350867 gene encoding vegetative cell wall protein gp1-like, translated as MEPPSPSCFSKRPSSKDIAGDRAKPCEDGSSALSPILPTPSSAPAPPPPSKGIARDQAEPCVAAPSPIPVMASSAPAPPPPPILPQDLMEVTMGD; from the exons atggagccgccgtcgccgtcgtgttTCTCGAAGAGGCCGTCGTCCAAGGACATCGCCGGCGACCGAGCCAAGCCTTGCGAGGAtggctcctctgctctctcccctaTCCTGCCGACGCCCTCTTCAgctcctgctcctccgccgccgTCAAAGGGGATAGCCAGGGACCAAGCCGAGCCCTGCGTGGCTGCTCCCTCCCCGATCCCGGTGATGGCCTCTTCGGcccctgctcccccgcctcctcctATTCTACCCCAAG ATTTGATGGAAGTTACCATGGGTGAT